A region from the Prevotella melaninogenica genome encodes:
- a CDS encoding ISAon1 family transposase N-terminal region protein — MKTHQLLCCIFPDVLADYFDVVDIQESVSQFDFWLDERNFMEKSDHKLGTVSSYGFTSERIIQDFPLRGKAVYLHVRRRKWRDSSNGEIFTYSYDDLTAEGSKLSPEFVSFFKRIELSPLQRASQALVHTMA; from the coding sequence ATGAAGACTCACCAATTATTATGTTGCATCTTTCCAGATGTACTTGCGGACTACTTTGATGTGGTCGATATTCAAGAGAGTGTTTCGCAGTTTGACTTTTGGCTTGACGAGCGTAACTTTATGGAAAAGTCAGACCATAAGTTAGGCACTGTAAGCAGTTATGGTTTTACCAGCGAGCGTATTATTCAGGACTTCCCCCTTCGTGGCAAAGCAGTTTACCTCCATGTTCGCCGTCGCAAGTGGCGTGACAGTTCCAACGGAGAGATATTTACTTATTCATATGATGATTTGACGGCTGAGGGCAGTAAACTATCTCCCGAGTTCGTTTCTTTTTTTAAAAGAATAGAATTGAGTCCACTGCAGAGAGCATCGCAAGCATTGGTGCACACTATGGCGTAA
- a CDS encoding ISAon1 family transposase, producing the protein MLSTQYKEYFSDYRSWAQLDHAQDWLLFEDNIGESLSIDETCLSSGEVYTFLTNKAGKGRNGTVVAVVKGTKAEDVIQIVKKIDLSKRKTVKEITLDLSSSMMRIARSVFPKALITNDRFHVQKLYYDALDDMRIAYRWMARDKENEEIKEAKSKGKEYIPFRYSNGDTRKQLLARAKFILTKHKTKWTEAQKGRAQIIFEHYPTLKKAYELAMKLTDIYNIKSIKDVARLKLAKWFNEVEELGVDNFYTVIDTFENHYQTILNFFVNRATNANAESFNAKVKAFRAQFKGVTDIPFFYIGL; encoded by the coding sequence CTGCTATCCACACAGTACAAGGAATATTTCAGTGATTATCGTAGCTGGGCTCAGTTGGATCATGCTCAAGACTGGCTGTTGTTCGAAGATAATATAGGAGAGAGTCTAAGTATTGATGAGACCTGTCTAAGTAGTGGCGAGGTTTATACTTTCCTAACCAACAAGGCGGGAAAGGGCAGAAATGGAACTGTAGTGGCTGTGGTTAAAGGGACCAAAGCAGAGGACGTCATTCAGATTGTCAAGAAGATAGACCTGTCTAAACGAAAGACTGTTAAGGAGATAACACTCGATTTGTCATCTTCGATGATGCGTATAGCCCGCTCTGTTTTTCCCAAAGCACTTATTACCAATGATAGGTTTCATGTTCAGAAATTATATTATGATGCTCTGGATGACATGCGTATCGCTTACCGATGGATGGCAAGAGATAAAGAGAACGAGGAGATAAAAGAAGCTAAAAGTAAGGGTAAGGAATATATACCATTTAGATACAGCAATGGTGACACGCGTAAGCAGTTGCTCGCCAGAGCAAAGTTCATATTGACCAAGCATAAGACCAAGTGGACTGAAGCACAGAAAGGTAGGGCACAGATCATCTTTGAACATTATCCGACACTGAAAAAGGCATATGAGCTGGCTATGAAACTTACCGATATTTATAACATCAAGAGCATCAAGGATGTTGCAAGGCTGAAGCTGGCTAAATGGTTTAATGAGGTTGAAGAATTAGGAGTGGACAATTTCTACACGGTGATTGACACGTTTGAGAATCATTATCAAACCATACTCAATTTCTTTGTAAACAGAGCTACAAATGCAAATGCTGAGTCATTCAATGCTAAAGTTAAGGCATTTAGGGCACAGTTCAAGGGAGTGACAGATATTCCTTTCTTTTATATAGGCTTATGA
- the trpS gene encoding tryptophan--tRNA ligase: MGKIILTGDRPTGKLHLGHYVGSLRRRVELQNLGDYDKMFVFMADVQALTDNADNPEKIRQNIIEVALDYLSAGLSPEKCTLYIQSQIPEIAELTTFLMNLVSVSRVQRNPTVKTEIKMRNFEANIPMGFFAYPVSQAADIAAFKATTVPAGEDQEPMLELTRELVRRFNQIYAPVLVEPAIMLPENATARRLPGTDGKEKMSKSLGNCIYLSDDADTVWKKVKTMYTDPTHLNVSDPGHIEGNAVFTYLDAFSTDEDFAEFWPEFHNLDELKAAYTAGGIGDMKCKKLLNNVLNKMLDPIRARRHEYEQDIPEIYNILKKGSLKARETAAKTMDEVRAAMQINYFEDKELIQSQAERFRQK, translated from the coding sequence ATGGGAAAGATTATTTTGACGGGTGACCGTCCAACAGGTAAACTTCACTTAGGACACTACGTGGGGTCACTCCGTCGTCGTGTGGAACTTCAGAACCTCGGAGACTACGATAAGATGTTTGTCTTTATGGCAGACGTACAGGCGTTGACAGATAATGCTGACAATCCAGAGAAGATTCGTCAGAATATCATCGAGGTGGCTTTAGATTACCTTTCTGCTGGCTTGAGCCCAGAGAAATGTACACTTTACATACAGAGTCAGATTCCTGAAATTGCAGAGTTGACTACTTTCTTGATGAATCTTGTTAGCGTAAGTCGCGTTCAGCGTAACCCAACAGTGAAGACAGAGATAAAGATGCGCAACTTTGAAGCTAACATCCCAATGGGCTTCTTCGCTTATCCGGTCTCTCAGGCTGCTGACATTGCAGCCTTCAAAGCTACCACAGTGCCAGCAGGTGAGGACCAGGAACCAATGCTGGAGTTGACACGTGAACTTGTACGTCGCTTCAATCAGATTTATGCGCCAGTACTCGTTGAACCAGCTATCATGTTACCAGAGAACGCAACAGCACGTCGTTTGCCAGGTACAGATGGTAAGGAGAAGATGAGTAAGAGTCTTGGTAACTGCATCTATCTCTCTGACGATGCTGATACTGTATGGAAGAAGGTGAAGACAATGTACACTGATCCTACTCACCTAAATGTTTCTGATCCAGGTCATATAGAGGGTAACGCTGTGTTCACTTACCTCGATGCTTTCTCAACCGATGAAGATTTTGCGGAATTCTGGCCAGAGTTTCATAATCTTGATGAGTTGAAAGCAGCTTATACTGCTGGGGGTATTGGTGATATGAAGTGCAAAAAGCTTTTAAATAACGTACTGAACAAGATGCTGGACCCAATCCGTGCACGTCGTCATGAGTACGAGCAGGATATCCCAGAGATTTATAATATCCTTAAGAAAGGTTCATTGAAAGCACGTGAAACAGCTGCTAAGACAATGGATGAGGTACGTGCAGCTATGCAGATCAACTACTTTGAGGATAAAGAATTAATTCAAAGTCAGGCAGAGCGATTCAGACAGAAATAA
- a CDS encoding 3-deoxy-D-manno-octulosonic acid transferase: MYNVIMYAIQVGISLGGLFNEKLRKMWRGEQEAVRILREKVEPDAKYVWFHAASLGEFEQGRPLIEQIRKDYPQYKILLTFFSPSGYEVRKNYEGADIITYLPIDTVGNARRFLRAVRPVMAFFIKYEFWYNYLHILQHRGVPVYSVSSIFRPDQIFFKWYGRGYGRVLKCFSRFFVQNEESKSLLSKIGITDAMVVGDTRFDRVLQIKEASKRLPLVEKFVNIDASDRKKVFVAGSSWQPDEEIFIKYFNEHKDWKLIIAPHVIGEEHLKTILSLIKDKKVVRYTQANEENVADADVLIIDCFGLLSSIYHYGDVAYVGGGFGVGIHNVLEAAVWDMPVLFGPNNKHFAEAQGLLREGGGYEVFDLESFSLLMNHFAEDEEFRATCGSMAGAYVASLAGATNKVLSNVKL, encoded by the coding sequence ATGTATAATGTAATAATGTATGCCATCCAGGTTGGCATCTCTTTGGGCGGTCTTTTCAATGAGAAGCTGCGTAAGATGTGGAGAGGCGAGCAGGAGGCTGTGAGAATCTTGCGTGAAAAGGTGGAGCCAGACGCTAAATACGTTTGGTTTCATGCGGCTTCATTGGGCGAATTTGAACAAGGTCGTCCTTTGATAGAGCAGATACGAAAAGACTATCCGCAATACAAGATTCTGCTTACTTTCTTTTCTCCTTCTGGTTATGAAGTGAGAAAGAATTATGAGGGTGCAGACATCATCACCTATCTTCCAATTGACACGGTAGGTAATGCACGTAGATTTCTACGTGCTGTTCGTCCTGTTATGGCGTTCTTCATCAAGTATGAGTTTTGGTATAATTACCTGCATATCCTACAGCATCGTGGTGTACCTGTTTATAGTGTGTCAAGCATTTTCCGTCCTGATCAAATCTTCTTTAAGTGGTATGGTCGTGGCTACGGACGTGTCTTGAAATGCTTTAGCCGTTTCTTTGTACAGAACGAAGAGAGCAAGAGCCTTTTAAGTAAGATAGGTATCACAGATGCAATGGTTGTGGGCGATACTCGTTTTGATCGTGTGTTACAAATCAAGGAAGCAAGTAAACGACTTCCGTTGGTTGAGAAATTCGTCAATATAGATGCGTCTGATAGAAAGAAAGTCTTTGTAGCAGGCTCTTCATGGCAGCCTGATGAGGAAATCTTCATTAAGTACTTTAATGAACATAAGGACTGGAAACTCATCATTGCACCGCACGTTATAGGGGAAGAGCATCTAAAAACAATCCTCTCGTTGATTAAGGATAAGAAGGTGGTACGCTACACGCAGGCAAATGAAGAGAATGTTGCTGATGCAGATGTCCTCATTATTGATTGCTTTGGTTTGCTGTCATCTATCTATCATTATGGTGATGTAGCCTATGTAGGAGGTGGCTTCGGAGTTGGTATTCACAATGTTCTCGAAGCAGCAGTATGGGATATGCCAGTACTTTTTGGTCCAAACAATAAGCATTTCGCAGAGGCACAAGGACTCTTGCGTGAAGGTGGAGGTTATGAAGTCTTCGACCTTGAGAGTTTCAGTTTATTGATGAATCACTTTGCTGAAGACGAAGAGTTCCGTGCGACATGTGGTAGTATGGCAGGTGCCTATGTTGCAAGTTTGGCAGGTGCAACAAATAAAGTTCTAAGCAACGTAAAGTTATGA
- the gltX gene encoding glutamate--tRNA ligase, giving the protein MAERNVRVRFAPSPTGALHIGGVRTALYNYLFARQHGGKLIFRIEDTDSNRFVPGAEEYILDSFHWLGIKFDEGVSFGGEHGPYRQSERRDIYKKYVNQLLEAGKAYIAFDTPEELDAKRQEIENFQYDAHTRLQMRNSLTMSKEEVESLIEDGQQYVVRFKIEPGEEIHIKDMIRGDVCIKSDILDDKVLFKSADELPTYHLANIVDDHLMEISHVIRGEEWLPSAPLHVLLYRAFGWEESMPRFAHLPLLLKPEGKGKLSKRDGDRLGFPVFPLEWHDPKTGEISSGYRESGYFPEAVVNFLALLGWNPGTEQELFSLEELVEAFDITKCSKSGAKFDYKKGIWFNHEYILRKSDDEIAQLFAPIVANNGVEATMEQVTQVVHMMKDRVDFVKELWDLCSFFFIAPTSYDEKTVKKRWKDYSAQQMSELADVLEGIDDFSIEGQEPVVMKWVEDKGYKLGDIMNAFRLSLVGIGKGPGMFDISAFLGKEETLKRMRKAIEVLG; this is encoded by the coding sequence ATGGCAGAAAGAAATGTGAGAGTACGTTTTGCCCCAAGTCCTACGGGTGCTTTGCATATTGGTGGTGTGCGTACTGCTTTGTATAACTACCTTTTCGCCCGTCAGCATGGCGGCAAACTTATCTTCCGTATTGAGGATACTGACTCTAATCGTTTTGTGCCTGGAGCAGAGGAATATATCCTTGACTCTTTTCATTGGTTAGGCATTAAGTTTGACGAGGGTGTTAGCTTTGGTGGCGAACATGGTCCTTATCGTCAGAGCGAACGTCGTGATATTTACAAAAAATATGTTAACCAGCTTTTGGAGGCTGGTAAGGCGTACATTGCTTTCGATACACCAGAGGAGCTGGATGCGAAACGTCAAGAGATTGAAAACTTCCAATACGATGCACACACTCGTTTGCAAATGCGTAATTCTTTGACAATGTCAAAGGAGGAGGTCGAGAGTCTAATAGAAGATGGGCAGCAGTATGTTGTCCGTTTCAAGATAGAACCAGGTGAAGAGATTCATATCAAGGATATGATTCGTGGTGATGTATGCATCAAGAGCGACATCCTCGATGATAAGGTATTGTTTAAGAGTGCTGACGAATTACCAACTTATCACCTTGCAAATATTGTTGATGATCACTTGATGGAAATCTCTCACGTTATTCGTGGTGAGGAATGGTTGCCAAGTGCACCGCTGCACGTATTACTTTATCGTGCTTTTGGTTGGGAAGAAAGTATGCCCCGCTTTGCTCATTTGCCGTTGTTACTGAAGCCAGAGGGTAAGGGTAAGCTCAGTAAGCGTGATGGTGATCGTCTCGGTTTCCCAGTTTTCCCATTGGAGTGGCACGACCCTAAGACAGGTGAGATAAGCTCTGGTTATCGTGAGAGTGGCTATTTCCCAGAGGCTGTAGTCAACTTCTTGGCACTTTTGGGTTGGAATCCAGGTACAGAGCAAGAGCTATTTTCTCTTGAAGAACTTGTGGAAGCGTTCGACATCACTAAATGTTCAAAGAGTGGAGCTAAGTTTGATTATAAGAAGGGTATTTGGTTCAACCACGAATACATCCTTCGCAAGTCAGATGATGAGATAGCACAACTCTTTGCACCGATTGTTGCTAACAATGGTGTTGAGGCTACTATGGAGCAGGTGACACAAGTTGTACACATGATGAAAGACCGTGTGGACTTTGTAAAGGAACTTTGGGATTTGTGCTCTTTCTTCTTCATTGCACCTACAAGTTACGACGAAAAGACTGTTAAGAAGCGTTGGAAAGACTACTCTGCACAGCAGATGAGCGAGCTTGCCGATGTCTTGGAAGGAATTGACGATTTCAGTATTGAAGGTCAGGAACCTGTTGTCATGAAGTGGGTAGAGGATAAAGGCTATAAACTTGGTGATATCATGAATGCATTCCGACTCTCCCTCGTTGGTATTGGTAAAGGTCCTGGAATGTTCGATATATCTGCCTTCCTTGGCAAGGAGGAAACTTTGAAGCGTATGCGCAAGGCTATTGAGGTGTTAGGATAA
- a CDS encoding HD family phosphohydrolase produces MIRFKNISNPYWRNMVSRTVLVIVAVVLIVLFLPRTQGKLFHYDEGKPWMYGQLIAKFDFPIFKTEAALKIEKDSITKHFQPYYNINQAVEQKKIEQFKQAYKNGIPGLSQDYVDAIAHRLHEIYEAGIIDPQQYSTLAKDSNSLIRVVTGKQAVSVPINKTYSTLGAYEQLFMDPLLGPKRSLLQQCNLNEYIEANLVYDKDRSETEMNDMLSLIPQASGMVLEGQRIIDRGDIVDAKTYRVLNSFEQAMEKRKASEDEITSTFIGQTIYVLIFICLFTLYLALFRKDYFNKPRSISLLYVMIVIYPILTSLMMEHNILSVYILPFSMAPIFFRVFMDSRTAFIGHITMVLLCAVAVKYQYEFIIVQIVAGLVAIYSLRELSKRSQIFLTALLVTISSAAVYLSLQLIQADDLSKLDQTMYYHFAVNGFFLLFTYPLMLVIEKTFGFVSTVTMFELSNTNNELLRRLSEVAPGTFQHSITVGNLATEIASRIGAKSQLVRTGALYHDIGKMLNPAFFTENQAGINPHDKLNDLESARIIISHVTEGLKLAEKYNLPREIKEFITTHHGTGLAKYFYIHYKNEHPDEEVNEDLFRYPGPNPFTREQAILMMSDTVEAASRSLQEYTEESISELVNRLIDGQVADGNFTDCPITFRDITAAKTVLIERLKSMYHTRIQYPQLKT; encoded by the coding sequence ATGATAAGATTCAAAAATATTAGCAACCCTTATTGGCGAAATATGGTTTCAAGAACCGTTTTGGTCATTGTGGCTGTAGTTCTGATAGTACTTTTCCTACCACGTACACAAGGTAAGCTCTTCCATTATGATGAGGGTAAGCCATGGATGTATGGGCAGCTGATTGCTAAGTTCGACTTCCCTATCTTCAAGACGGAGGCTGCTCTAAAGATAGAGAAAGATTCTATCACCAAGCATTTTCAGCCTTATTATAATATCAATCAAGCCGTTGAGCAGAAGAAGATTGAACAGTTTAAGCAGGCATATAAAAATGGAATACCTGGCTTGTCGCAGGACTATGTGGATGCAATTGCTCATCGACTGCATGAGATTTATGAAGCTGGTATCATTGACCCACAACAGTATTCCACGCTTGCCAAAGACAGTAATAGCCTTATCCGTGTCGTAACAGGTAAGCAAGCTGTGAGTGTCCCAATTAACAAGACCTACTCAACCCTTGGTGCCTACGAACAACTTTTCATGGACCCATTGCTTGGCCCGAAGCGTTCTTTGCTCCAGCAATGCAACCTGAATGAATATATTGAGGCAAATCTTGTTTATGATAAAGACCGTAGCGAGACGGAGATGAACGATATGCTCAGCCTTATTCCTCAAGCCTCAGGAATGGTCTTAGAGGGACAGCGCATCATTGATCGTGGCGACATCGTTGATGCTAAGACCTATCGTGTCTTAAACTCGTTTGAACAGGCGATGGAAAAACGTAAGGCTTCTGAGGACGAGATAACCTCCACCTTTATCGGGCAGACAATTTACGTGCTGATTTTCATCTGCCTTTTCACTCTCTATCTGGCACTCTTCCGAAAAGATTATTTCAATAAACCACGTTCCATTTCCTTGCTCTATGTGATGATAGTCATCTATCCTATCCTCACATCCTTGATGATGGAGCATAACATACTGAGTGTCTATATCCTTCCATTCAGCATGGCACCAATATTCTTCCGTGTGTTTATGGACTCACGTACAGCTTTTATCGGACACATTACAATGGTACTTCTCTGTGCTGTTGCCGTGAAATATCAGTATGAGTTTATAATTGTACAGATTGTGGCTGGTCTTGTTGCTATCTACTCCTTGCGTGAACTATCAAAGAGAAGTCAGATATTCCTCACTGCCCTCCTTGTTACTATCAGTTCAGCAGCTGTCTACCTCTCTCTTCAACTCATTCAAGCTGATGACCTGTCGAAGCTCGACCAAACTATGTATTACCATTTTGCGGTCAATGGTTTCTTCCTACTCTTTACCTATCCACTGATGTTAGTTATCGAGAAGACTTTCGGCTTCGTGTCTACCGTAACGATGTTTGAACTTTCGAACACCAATAATGAATTGCTTCGTCGACTCAGTGAGGTTGCCCCTGGTACTTTCCAACACTCTATCACCGTAGGTAATCTTGCCACAGAGATTGCAAGCAGGATTGGTGCTAAAAGTCAGTTAGTACGTACAGGTGCACTTTATCATGATATAGGGAAGATGTTAAACCCAGCATTCTTCACCGAAAATCAAGCGGGCATCAATCCACATGACAAGCTAAACGACCTTGAGAGTGCACGTATCATCATTAGCCATGTAACGGAAGGTCTGAAACTTGCTGAGAAATACAACCTCCCTCGCGAGATTAAGGAGTTCATTACTACTCATCATGGTACTGGACTTGCAAAGTATTTTTACATACATTATAAGAACGAGCATCCTGATGAAGAAGTCAATGAAGACCTCTTCCGTTATCCTGGTCCTAACCCTTTCACACGTGAACAGGCTATCCTTATGATGAGCGATACCGTTGAAGCTGCATCACGTTCTCTTCAAGAATACACAGAAGAGAGTATCAGCGAACTGGTCAATAGATTGATTGATGGACAAGTTGCTGACGGCAATTTCACCGACTGCCCAATCACTTTTCGTGACATTACAGCAGCCAAGACCGTTCTTATCGAACGCCTGAAGTCAATGTATCATACACGTATTCAGTATCCACAACTGAAGACTTAG
- a CDS encoding membrane protein: MKYQKTVLAVALLAMTTTTQAGGLLTNTNQNIAFNRNFARVGAIGIDGVYFNPAGVAFLDQGFHLSLNFQNVYQTREITSAFSVPAFANTPYEYPFKLNGGNPTDGSKTYIGKASVPILPSFQVAYNKDKWSFQAGFGLTGGGGKAAFNEGLPSFERSVSLLPALINQQLPTFSALLGQTETAATSYSMQSYMSGQQYNFGLQLGVAYKINENLSVFGGARFNYIYNRYEGNITNISANVGGNNQNLYDYFDSKVKALNEKASALQAQAVAAQTQAAALQAQANATTDPTAKAQLLAAAAQYAAGAQKASEGAKLVSAGADKLNSSKELVKDRYVEVSQRGWGITPILGIDYRTGKWNFAARYEFTTKFNIENNTKRDDTKRYENGVNTPNDIPGILALGAQYEVLKNLRVMAGYNHYFDKDARMDNNKQRYLKHNTQEFLAGVEWDINPSVTVSAGGQRTLYGLGDGKYLTDLSFVTSSYSFGIGAKIKVAKNAHLNVAYFFTNYSNFKKEYNDAIVVGKEQVKQPDGSVTIQPKTIATQNTDIFTRTNKVLGVGLDIDF, translated from the coding sequence ATGAAATATCAGAAGACTGTCCTTGCAGTAGCTTTGCTCGCAATGACAACAACAACACAAGCTGGAGGATTGCTTACAAACACCAATCAGAACATCGCTTTCAACCGCAACTTTGCACGTGTAGGTGCAATTGGTATTGATGGAGTTTACTTTAACCCTGCTGGTGTAGCATTCCTTGATCAAGGTTTTCATCTCTCTCTTAACTTCCAGAACGTATATCAGACACGTGAGATAACATCTGCTTTCAGCGTGCCTGCATTTGCTAACACCCCTTACGAGTATCCTTTCAAACTGAATGGTGGCAACCCAACTGACGGAAGTAAGACCTATATTGGTAAGGCTTCTGTGCCAATTCTCCCTTCATTTCAGGTGGCATACAACAAAGACAAGTGGAGTTTCCAAGCAGGATTTGGTTTGACAGGTGGCGGTGGTAAGGCAGCTTTCAACGAGGGCTTGCCAAGCTTTGAGCGTTCTGTTTCACTCCTTCCTGCACTCATCAACCAGCAGTTGCCAACGTTCTCAGCACTTCTCGGACAGACAGAGACAGCAGCTACTTCTTATAGTATGCAGAGCTATATGAGCGGTCAGCAGTATAACTTCGGACTCCAGCTCGGTGTTGCTTATAAGATTAACGAGAATCTCTCTGTATTTGGTGGTGCTCGTTTCAATTATATCTATAACAGATACGAGGGTAATATAACCAACATTTCAGCAAATGTAGGTGGAAACAACCAGAACCTCTACGACTACTTCGACTCAAAGGTAAAAGCTTTGAACGAAAAAGCAAGTGCATTGCAGGCACAAGCTGTTGCTGCACAGACGCAAGCTGCGGCCTTACAAGCACAAGCAAATGCTACAACTGACCCTACTGCAAAGGCTCAACTTCTGGCGGCAGCAGCACAGTATGCAGCGGGTGCACAGAAAGCAAGCGAAGGGGCAAAGCTCGTTAGCGCAGGTGCTGACAAACTGAACAGTAGCAAAGAACTTGTAAAAGACCGCTATGTAGAAGTGTCTCAGCGTGGATGGGGTATCACTCCAATCCTTGGTATTGACTACCGAACAGGCAAGTGGAACTTTGCTGCACGCTATGAGTTCACTACTAAGTTTAATATTGAGAACAACACTAAGCGCGACGACACCAAGCGTTATGAGAATGGAGTGAACACACCTAACGATATTCCTGGTATTCTTGCTCTCGGTGCACAGTATGAAGTACTGAAGAACCTTCGCGTTATGGCTGGTTATAACCACTATTTCGATAAGGATGCACGTATGGATAATAACAAGCAGCGATATCTTAAGCACAACACACAGGAGTTTCTTGCTGGTGTTGAGTGGGACATCAACCCCTCAGTAACCGTCAGCGCAGGTGGTCAGCGTACGCTTTACGGTCTTGGTGATGGTAAATATCTGACCGACCTTAGCTTCGTAACAAGTAGTTATAGCTTCGGCATTGGCGCAAAGATTAAGGTTGCAAAGAATGCGCACCTCAATGTTGCTTATTTCTTCACAAACTATTCCAACTTCAAGAAGGAATACAACGATGCTATCGTAGTTGGCAAGGAACAGGTGAAACAGCCAGATGGTTCTGTAACAATACAGCCTAAGACCATTGCAACCCAGAATACCGACATCTTCACTCGCACCAATAAGGTACTCGGTGTAGGACTTGATATTGATTTCTAA